One Oryza glaberrima chromosome 11, OglaRS2, whole genome shotgun sequence genomic region harbors:
- the LOC127755156 gene encoding UPF0481 protein At3g47200-like, with amino-acid sequence MDGTDKETTVAAAGTNGMEAAPAMAAGSGSCSCTVVEIDVDDDAEAAAAAPRRTRPRPSIYRVPNHIKNMTNPDAYRPRLVSLGPFHHGEAELQPMEKHKHRAVAHLVERSGKPLREFMAAVEEIAEQLRAAYEDLDDERWSGEEFVELMLTDGCFLLEVMRAFQLQREGKKEEVEEGGDYEADDPVFSEHGYLYLRCDIISDVLVMENQLPLLLLDKLCHVAYADNLQEEECLRINDDSVLSFLFSSSDDAPAIDGPLGLHPVDVVQRNIRGTCHQNSGRRSNGVFMIPCAAELQEAGIRFKVAAADAGGGFAGAITFRGGMLTIPLLHVMDSTESMFLNLMAFERMHPGAGNDAMAAVIFLDNLIDTARDVALLKSRGIISNLFGSDEAVAALFNELSRGAVMSPHSSLYGVQRQVIAHCKKRRNRWRASLVHSYFRNPWVFISLVAAFVLLAATVMQTIYTVIPFYTKS; translated from the exons ATGGATGGAACGGACAAGGAGACGACCGTGGCGGCCGCCGGGACGAAtgggatggaggcggcgccggccatggcaGCAGGCTCCGGCAGCTGTAGCTGTACAGTGGTGGAgatcgacgtcgacgacgacgccgaggcggcggcggcggcgccacgaaGAACACGGCCGAGGCCTTCCATCTATCGGGTGCCCAACCACATCAAGAACATGACGAACCCGGACGCGTACCGGCCGCGGTTGGTGTCGCTGGGGCCCTTCCACCACGGCGAGGCCGAGCTGCAGCCCATGGAGAAGCACAAGCACCGCGCGGTGGCGCACCTGGTCGAGCGTAGCGGGAAGCCGCTGCGAGAATTCATGGCTGCCGTCGAGGAGATCGCCGAGCAGCTGCGAGCCGCTTACGAGGACCTTGATGACGAGAGGTGGAGCGGAGAGGAGTTCGTGGAGCTGATGCTCACCGACGGCTGCTTCTTGCTGGAGGTGATGAGGGCGTTTCAGCTTCAGCGGGaagggaagaaggaggaggtagAAGAAGGGGGAGATTACGAGGCTGACGACCCTGTCTTCAGCGAGCACGGGTACCTATACCTGCGCTGCGATATCATCTCCGACGTGCTCGTGATGGAGAACCAACTTCCCCTGCTCCTCCTCGACAAGCTCTGCCATGTCGCATACGCGGACAATCTTCAG GAGGAAGAATGTCTAAGGATAAACGATGATTCagtgctttcttttcttttctcatcgTCTGACGACGCGCCGGCGATCGACGGCCCCCTGGGGCTCCACCCCGTGGATGTTGTTCAGAGAAACATCCGAGGTACCTGCCACCAAAACAGTGGACGACGATCAAACGGGGTTTTCATGATTCCATGTGCTGCGGAGCTCCAAGAAGCAGGAATCCGTTTCAAggtggccgccgccgatgcTGGTGGTGGATTCGCAGGGGCGATAACCTTCAGAGGCGGCATGCTAACCATCCCGTTGCTTCATGTGATGGATTCCACGGAGAGCATGTTCCTCAACCTGATGGCGTTCGAGAGGATGCACCCCGGCGCCGGCAACGACGCGATGGCGGCCGTCATCTTCTTGGACAACCTCATCGACACGGCCAGGGACGTGGCGCTGCTGAAATCAAGAGGGATCATCAGCAACCTGTTCGGCAGCGAcgaggccgtggcggcgctgTTCAACGAGCTCAGCAGGGGAGCGGTGATGAGCCCGCACAGCAGCCTCTACGGCGTGCAGCGGCAGGTGATCGCCCACTGCAAGAAGAGGAGGAACAGGTGGCGAGCCAGCCTCGTGCACAGCTACTTCAGGAACCCTTGGGTGTTCATCTCCCTCGTCGCCGCTTTCGTCCTGCTCGCTGCCACTGTCATGCAGACTATCTACACTGTAATCCCATTCTACACCAAGAGCTAA